From Astyanax mexicanus isolate ESR-SI-001 chromosome 13, AstMex3_surface, whole genome shotgun sequence, the proteins below share one genomic window:
- the ndrg3b gene encoding protein NDRG3b isoform X4, with amino-acid sequence MQEITQHFAVVHVDAPGQQENAPPFPSGYQYPTMDELAKMLPSVLTQLKINSVIGIGVGAGAYILTRLALNQSTLVEGLVLINVDPCAKGWMDWAASKLSGWTSNLVDIVMGHHFSTDELTENQEIIQTYRLHIAQDINQDNLALFCNSYNGRRDLEIERPILGINEETVNTLKCPALLVVGDTSPAVEAVVECNSRLNPTKTTLLKMADCGGLPQVVQPGKLAEAFKYFVQGMGYIPHVLLSHLSSESVPTASMTRLARSRTHSASSVSSVEGVRSRTHTSSQAEGAVAGHDNQARPQTMEVSC; translated from the exons ATGCAGGAGATCACGCAGCACTTTGCCGTGGTCCATGTGGATGCTCCGGGTCAGCAGGAGAACGCACCACCTTTTCCAAGCGG GTATCAGTACCCAACAATGGATGAGCTGGCTAAGATGCTGCCATCAGTGCTGACTCAGCTCAA GATTAACAGTGTGATTGGCATTGGGGTGGGTGCAGGAGCCTATATCCTCACCAGACTGGCT CTGAATCAGTCTACTCTGGTGGAGGGTCTGGTTCTCATCAATGTGGATCCCTGTGCAAAGGGCTGGATGGACTGGGCTGCCTCAAAG tTATCTGGGTGGACCAGCAATCTGGTGGACATTGTGATGGGGCATCATTTTAGCACA GACGAGCTGACGGAGAACCAAGAGATCATTCAGACATACCGTCTGCACATCGCTCAGGACATCAACCAGGACAACCTTGCACTCTTCTGCAACTCCTACAATGG ccGCCGAGACTTAGAGATTGAGAGACCCATCCTAGGGATTAATGAGGAAACAGTCAACACCCTGAA GTGTCCCGCACTGCTGGTAGTAGGAGACACGTCCCCAGCTGTGGAAGCAGTG GTTGAGTGCAACTCAAGGCTAAATCCCACAAAGACAACCCTGCTTAAG ATGGCAGACTGTGGTGGATTACCTCAAGTTGTTCAA CCTGGTAAACTTGCTGAGGCCTTCAAGTACTTTGTCCAGGGAATGGGTTACA TCCCCCATGTGCTCCTCAGCCACCTGAGCAGCGAATCAG TGCCCACTGCAAGCATGACCCGTCTGGCACGCTCCCGCACCCACTCTGCGTCCAGCGTAAGCTCGGTGGAAGGCGTGCGCAGCCGCACTCACACCAGCTCCCAAGCAGAGGGCGCCGTCGCCGGACACGACAACCAGGCCAGACCACAAACCATGGAGGTGTCCTGCTAA
- the ndrg3b gene encoding protein NDRG3b isoform X1: MDELQDVQLTEIKPLLTDKNGRNFQDFDCQEHDIETPHGVLHVTLRGTPKGNRPVILTYHDIGLNHKSCFNTLFNFEDMQEITQHFAVVHVDAPGQQENAPPFPSGYQYPTMDELAKMLPSVLTQLKINSVIGIGVGAGAYILTRLALNQSTLVEGLVLINVDPCAKGWMDWAASKLSGWTSNLVDIVMGHHFSTDELTENQEIIQTYRLHIAQDINQDNLALFCNSYNGRRDLEIERPILGINEETVNTLKCPALLVVGDTSPAVEAVVECNSRLNPTKTTLLKMADCGGLPQVVQPGKLAEAFKYFVQGMGYIPHVLLSHLSSESVPTASMTRLARSRTHSASSVSSVEGVRSRTHTSSQAEGAVAGHDNQARPQTMEVSC, encoded by the exons GAACATGATATCGAGACTCCCCATGGAGTTCTTCATGTCACTTTGAGAGGAACACCCAAAGGCAACCGTCCCGTCATCCTCACCTACCATGACATCGGCCTCAACC ATAAGTCATGCTTCAACACACTGTTTAACTTCGAGGACATGCAGGAGATCACGCAGCACTTTGCCGTGGTCCATGTGGATGCTCCGGGTCAGCAGGAGAACGCACCACCTTTTCCAAGCGG GTATCAGTACCCAACAATGGATGAGCTGGCTAAGATGCTGCCATCAGTGCTGACTCAGCTCAA GATTAACAGTGTGATTGGCATTGGGGTGGGTGCAGGAGCCTATATCCTCACCAGACTGGCT CTGAATCAGTCTACTCTGGTGGAGGGTCTGGTTCTCATCAATGTGGATCCCTGTGCAAAGGGCTGGATGGACTGGGCTGCCTCAAAG tTATCTGGGTGGACCAGCAATCTGGTGGACATTGTGATGGGGCATCATTTTAGCACA GACGAGCTGACGGAGAACCAAGAGATCATTCAGACATACCGTCTGCACATCGCTCAGGACATCAACCAGGACAACCTTGCACTCTTCTGCAACTCCTACAATGG ccGCCGAGACTTAGAGATTGAGAGACCCATCCTAGGGATTAATGAGGAAACAGTCAACACCCTGAA GTGTCCCGCACTGCTGGTAGTAGGAGACACGTCCCCAGCTGTGGAAGCAGTG GTTGAGTGCAACTCAAGGCTAAATCCCACAAAGACAACCCTGCTTAAG ATGGCAGACTGTGGTGGATTACCTCAAGTTGTTCAA CCTGGTAAACTTGCTGAGGCCTTCAAGTACTTTGTCCAGGGAATGGGTTACA TCCCCCATGTGCTCCTCAGCCACCTGAGCAGCGAATCAG TGCCCACTGCAAGCATGACCCGTCTGGCACGCTCCCGCACCCACTCTGCGTCCAGCGTAAGCTCGGTGGAAGGCGTGCGCAGCCGCACTCACACCAGCTCCCAAGCAGAGGGCGCCGTCGCCGGACACGACAACCAGGCCAGACCACAAACCATGGAGGTGTCCTGCTAA
- the ndrg3b gene encoding protein NDRG3b isoform X3 — MTTELALQQITCEIIGVEHDIETPHGVLHVTLRGTPKGNRPVILTYHDIGLNHKSCFNTLFNFEDMQEITQHFAVVHVDAPGQQENAPPFPSGYQYPTMDELAKMLPSVLTQLKINSVIGIGVGAGAYILTRLALNQSTLVEGLVLINVDPCAKGWMDWAASKLSGWTSNLVDIVMGHHFSTDELTENQEIIQTYRLHIAQDINQDNLALFCNSYNGRRDLEIERPILGINEETVNTLKCPALLVVGDTSPAVEAVVECNSRLNPTKTTLLKMADCGGLPQVVQPGKLAEAFKYFVQGMGYIPHVLLSHLSSESVPTASMTRLARSRTHSASSVSSVEGVRSRTHTSSQAEGAVAGHDNQARPQTMEVSC, encoded by the exons GAACATGATATCGAGACTCCCCATGGAGTTCTTCATGTCACTTTGAGAGGAACACCCAAAGGCAACCGTCCCGTCATCCTCACCTACCATGACATCGGCCTCAACC ATAAGTCATGCTTCAACACACTGTTTAACTTCGAGGACATGCAGGAGATCACGCAGCACTTTGCCGTGGTCCATGTGGATGCTCCGGGTCAGCAGGAGAACGCACCACCTTTTCCAAGCGG GTATCAGTACCCAACAATGGATGAGCTGGCTAAGATGCTGCCATCAGTGCTGACTCAGCTCAA GATTAACAGTGTGATTGGCATTGGGGTGGGTGCAGGAGCCTATATCCTCACCAGACTGGCT CTGAATCAGTCTACTCTGGTGGAGGGTCTGGTTCTCATCAATGTGGATCCCTGTGCAAAGGGCTGGATGGACTGGGCTGCCTCAAAG tTATCTGGGTGGACCAGCAATCTGGTGGACATTGTGATGGGGCATCATTTTAGCACA GACGAGCTGACGGAGAACCAAGAGATCATTCAGACATACCGTCTGCACATCGCTCAGGACATCAACCAGGACAACCTTGCACTCTTCTGCAACTCCTACAATGG ccGCCGAGACTTAGAGATTGAGAGACCCATCCTAGGGATTAATGAGGAAACAGTCAACACCCTGAA GTGTCCCGCACTGCTGGTAGTAGGAGACACGTCCCCAGCTGTGGAAGCAGTG GTTGAGTGCAACTCAAGGCTAAATCCCACAAAGACAACCCTGCTTAAG ATGGCAGACTGTGGTGGATTACCTCAAGTTGTTCAA CCTGGTAAACTTGCTGAGGCCTTCAAGTACTTTGTCCAGGGAATGGGTTACA TCCCCCATGTGCTCCTCAGCCACCTGAGCAGCGAATCAG TGCCCACTGCAAGCATGACCCGTCTGGCACGCTCCCGCACCCACTCTGCGTCCAGCGTAAGCTCGGTGGAAGGCGTGCGCAGCCGCACTCACACCAGCTCCCAAGCAGAGGGCGCCGTCGCCGGACACGACAACCAGGCCAGACCACAAACCATGGAGGTGTCCTGCTAA
- the ndrg3b gene encoding protein NDRG3b isoform X2, with protein MDELQDVQLTEIKPLLTDKNGRNFQDFDCQEHDIETPHGVLHVTLRGTPKGNRPVILTYHDIGLNHKSCFNTLFNFEDMQEITQHFAVVHVDAPGQQENAPPFPSGYQYPTMDELAKMLPSVLTQLKINSVIGIGVGAGAYILTRLALNQSTLVEGLVLINVDPCAKGWMDWAASKLSGWTSNLVDIVMGHHFSTDELTENQEIIQTYRLHIAQDINQDNLALFCNSYNGRRDLEIERPILGINEETVNTLKCPALLVVGDTSPAVEAVVECNSRLNPTKTTLLKMADCGGLPQVVQPGKLAEAFKYFVQGMGYMPTASMTRLARSRTHSASSVSSVEGVRSRTHTSSQAEGAVAGHDNQARPQTMEVSC; from the exons GAACATGATATCGAGACTCCCCATGGAGTTCTTCATGTCACTTTGAGAGGAACACCCAAAGGCAACCGTCCCGTCATCCTCACCTACCATGACATCGGCCTCAACC ATAAGTCATGCTTCAACACACTGTTTAACTTCGAGGACATGCAGGAGATCACGCAGCACTTTGCCGTGGTCCATGTGGATGCTCCGGGTCAGCAGGAGAACGCACCACCTTTTCCAAGCGG GTATCAGTACCCAACAATGGATGAGCTGGCTAAGATGCTGCCATCAGTGCTGACTCAGCTCAA GATTAACAGTGTGATTGGCATTGGGGTGGGTGCAGGAGCCTATATCCTCACCAGACTGGCT CTGAATCAGTCTACTCTGGTGGAGGGTCTGGTTCTCATCAATGTGGATCCCTGTGCAAAGGGCTGGATGGACTGGGCTGCCTCAAAG tTATCTGGGTGGACCAGCAATCTGGTGGACATTGTGATGGGGCATCATTTTAGCACA GACGAGCTGACGGAGAACCAAGAGATCATTCAGACATACCGTCTGCACATCGCTCAGGACATCAACCAGGACAACCTTGCACTCTTCTGCAACTCCTACAATGG ccGCCGAGACTTAGAGATTGAGAGACCCATCCTAGGGATTAATGAGGAAACAGTCAACACCCTGAA GTGTCCCGCACTGCTGGTAGTAGGAGACACGTCCCCAGCTGTGGAAGCAGTG GTTGAGTGCAACTCAAGGCTAAATCCCACAAAGACAACCCTGCTTAAG ATGGCAGACTGTGGTGGATTACCTCAAGTTGTTCAA CCTGGTAAACTTGCTGAGGCCTTCAAGTACTTTGTCCAGGGAATGGGTTACA TGCCCACTGCAAGCATGACCCGTCTGGCACGCTCCCGCACCCACTCTGCGTCCAGCGTAAGCTCGGTGGAAGGCGTGCGCAGCCGCACTCACACCAGCTCCCAAGCAGAGGGCGCCGTCGCCGGACACGACAACCAGGCCAGACCACAAACCATGGAGGTGTCCTGCTAA